From Rhodococcus antarcticus, the proteins below share one genomic window:
- a CDS encoding SDR family NAD(P)-dependent oxidoreductase produces MSRRVLVTGGSRGIGAAIARGFAAQGDRVAVHCGSNVDAAQETVGALAGEGHLVVQAELADPAAVARMVDEAVAGLGGLDVLVNNAGIFRAHPPLETSYADWQQAWTQTLGVNLLGPANTVFCALPHLVAAGGGAVVNVSSRGAFRGEPNNPAYGASKAGLNAFGQTMALVLAPHGISVGTVAPGFVQTEMAREVLDGPGGDAVRAQSPFGRVATPEEVAAAVLWLASPGALFSSGTIIDVNGASYLRS; encoded by the coding sequence GTGAGCCGGCGGGTGCTCGTCACCGGGGGCTCGCGGGGCATCGGGGCCGCCATCGCCCGGGGGTTCGCCGCGCAGGGCGACCGGGTGGCCGTCCACTGCGGGTCCAACGTGGACGCCGCGCAGGAGACGGTCGGGGCGCTGGCCGGCGAGGGTCACCTGGTGGTGCAGGCCGAGCTGGCCGACCCCGCCGCGGTGGCGCGGATGGTGGACGAGGCGGTGGCGGGGCTCGGCGGGCTGGACGTGCTGGTGAACAACGCCGGCATCTTCCGGGCGCACCCGCCGCTGGAGACCTCCTACGCCGACTGGCAGCAGGCCTGGACCCAGACCCTCGGGGTGAACCTGCTGGGCCCGGCGAACACGGTGTTCTGCGCCCTCCCGCACCTGGTCGCGGCCGGCGGTGGGGCCGTGGTCAACGTGTCCAGCCGTGGTGCGTTCCGGGGCGAGCCGAACAACCCCGCGTACGGGGCGTCCAAGGCGGGGCTCAACGCGTTCGGCCAGACGATGGCCCTGGTGCTCGCCCCGCACGGCATCAGCGTGGGCACGGTGGCGCCGGGGTTCGTGCAGACGGAGATGGCGCGCGAGGTGCTCGACGGTCCGGGCGGGGACGCCGTGCGGGCGCAGTCGCCGTTCGGCCGGGTGGCCACGCCCGAGGAGGTGGCCGCAGCCGTGCTCTGGCTCGCCTCGCCCGGGGCCCTGTTCAGCAGCGGCACGATCATCGACGTGAACGGGGCGTCCTACCTGCGCAGCTGA
- a CDS encoding DNA-formamidopyrimidine glycosylase family protein has translation MPELPEVENARQVVEHALHRSIVEVDDRDTYECRPHQPGEIAGVLVGGRLTAARRRGKTMWCETQTADGSEGPTLGLHLGMAGRIIVTAPVGERDSATGPSGSNASVYGGDPHVGERETDKPEWTRFSITFDDGGQLRLFDKRRLGRVRLEPDIDSLGPDAAEITRDEFRERVGTSAAPVKARLLDQAVLAGVGNLLADEVLWQASLNPARRAKTLTTDELDELRVELRKGLRSATRLGGVHTGEVISSRRKDATCPRCGAPMARGTVGGRTTWWCSREQA, from the coding sequence GTGCCAGAGCTCCCCGAGGTCGAGAACGCCCGCCAGGTCGTCGAGCACGCCCTGCACCGCAGCATCGTCGAGGTCGACGATCGTGACACCTACGAGTGCCGGCCGCACCAGCCCGGCGAGATCGCGGGCGTGCTCGTCGGAGGCCGGCTCACCGCGGCCCGGCGTCGGGGCAAGACCATGTGGTGCGAGACGCAGACCGCGGACGGCTCCGAGGGACCGACCCTGGGCCTGCACCTGGGCATGGCCGGCCGGATCATCGTCACCGCTCCGGTCGGTGAGCGTGACTCCGCGACCGGTCCGTCCGGGTCGAACGCCTCGGTCTACGGCGGCGACCCGCACGTCGGCGAGCGCGAGACCGACAAGCCGGAGTGGACCCGCTTCAGCATCACCTTCGACGACGGCGGACAGCTGCGGCTGTTCGACAAGCGGCGCCTGGGGCGGGTGCGCCTGGAGCCGGACATCGACAGCCTCGGCCCCGACGCCGCCGAGATCACCCGCGACGAGTTTCGTGAGCGCGTCGGCACGTCCGCCGCCCCCGTCAAGGCGCGCCTGCTCGACCAGGCCGTGCTGGCCGGGGTGGGCAACCTGCTGGCCGACGAGGTGCTGTGGCAGGCGTCGCTGAACCCGGCTCGCCGCGCCAAGACCCTCACCACCGACGAGCTGGACGAGCTGCGGGTGGAGCTGCGCAAGGGCCTCCGCTCGGCGACCAGGCTGGGCGGGGTGCACACCGGCGAGGTGATCAGCTCCCGGCGCAAGGACGCGACGTGCCCGCGCTGCGGCGCCCCCATGGCCCGGGGGACGGTGGGCGGCCGGACCACCTGGTGGTGCAGCCGCGAGCAGGCCTGA
- a CDS encoding MFS transporter, translating into MTTTATSTDLVDLQRRTVRLLVATQVAGGLGIGSAVSVSGLLALDLSGSQVWAGGGGTAVTLGAALVAVPLARLAGRRGRRFSLTLGWSVAAVGALLVVLAAVTSAFWLLLVGLLAFGSGNAANLQSRYTAIDLAPVTTRARDLSVVVWSTTVGSVVGPNLTGPGGALARGLGLPELAGPILFSLAGFVVAGVLVWVRMRPDPLLTAVASRAASLPVRPAGPALPASSALSTVARSPRAVLALATIIGSQAVMVSVMTMTPVQMKGHGATLTLVGLTISLHIAGMYGLSPVFGWLADRWGRVPVLLLGQGTLLLAALVAGTAGQSPWRLGLGLVLLGLGWSAGLISGSTLLAESVPDEARPGVQGTSDLLMNLVGAFGAAASGVVMAVLGFGGVNAVAAVIVLPVLLLAVRARRG; encoded by the coding sequence GTGACGACGACGGCGACGAGCACCGACCTGGTGGACCTCCAGCGACGCACGGTGCGGCTGCTCGTGGCCACCCAGGTGGCGGGCGGGCTGGGGATCGGGTCGGCCGTCTCGGTGTCGGGGCTGCTGGCCCTGGACCTGTCCGGCTCGCAGGTGTGGGCCGGGGGCGGTGGGACGGCGGTGACGTTGGGCGCGGCCCTGGTGGCGGTGCCGCTCGCCCGGCTGGCGGGCCGGCGCGGGCGCCGCTTCAGCCTGACCCTGGGCTGGTCGGTGGCGGCGGTGGGCGCGCTGCTGGTGGTGCTCGCGGCGGTGACGAGCGCGTTCTGGCTGCTGCTGGTGGGGCTGCTGGCCTTCGGGTCGGGCAACGCGGCGAACCTGCAGTCGCGCTACACGGCGATCGACCTCGCCCCGGTGACCACCCGGGCCCGGGACCTCTCGGTGGTGGTGTGGTCGACCACGGTGGGCTCGGTGGTGGGGCCGAACCTCACCGGACCCGGGGGTGCGCTCGCGCGCGGCCTGGGTCTGCCCGAGCTGGCCGGGCCCATCCTGTTCTCACTCGCCGGGTTCGTGGTGGCCGGGGTGCTGGTGTGGGTGCGGATGCGCCCGGACCCGCTGCTGACCGCTGTGGCCAGCCGCGCCGCGAGCCTGCCCGTCCGCCCCGCGGGTCCGGCCCTGCCGGCGTCGTCCGCCCTGTCCACCGTGGCCCGGAGCCCGCGGGCGGTGCTGGCGCTGGCCACCATCATCGGCAGCCAGGCCGTGATGGTGTCGGTGATGACGATGACCCCGGTGCAGATGAAGGGTCACGGTGCGACGCTGACCCTGGTGGGGCTGACCATCAGCCTGCACATCGCGGGGATGTACGGGTTGTCGCCGGTGTTCGGGTGGCTGGCCGACCGGTGGGGCCGGGTGCCGGTCCTGCTGCTGGGGCAGGGGACGCTGCTGCTGGCCGCGCTGGTGGCGGGCACCGCCGGGCAGTCCCCGTGGCGCCTGGGCCTCGGCCTGGTCCTGCTGGGGCTGGGCTGGTCGGCGGGGCTCATCTCCGGCTCGACGCTGCTGGCGGAGTCCGTGCCCGACGAGGCCCGCCCCGGGGTGCAGGGCACGTCGGACCTGCTGATGAACCTGGTGGGGGCGTTCGGGGCCGCGGCGTCCGGGGTGGTGATGGCCGTGCTCGGCTTCGGCGGCGTCAACGCGGTGGCCGCGGTGATCGTGCTGCCGGTGCTGCTGCTCGCGGTGCGGGCCCGCCGGGGCTGA
- a CDS encoding nuclease-related domain-containing DEAD/DEAH box helicase, with the protein MVRTIPEQPRFANGAERTVWEALVAQCGPDDLLVAGQRVTDHRKDFELDVVLALADGGVVCLEVKGGEITHDGTGWSTPSRRIDPVNQVRDAKYALRRYVDEDPRWGSRGRVRWAHLVVLPHTELPADFALPECPRWSVVDRTELGGIVDAARTALRRQESPNRPATAEDVDVLVHILAGRGLPQRDVVARALEHSDTADQLTEAQAMILRVARLVPRIEVRGGAGSGKTHLACEQARRLAQDGQRVALLCYSHGLASYLRRLVAGWPSRHRPAYVGEFHELGLRWGADEAPVDAAEHPQFYERDLPAQMTTLAEGLAPGQRFDAVVVDEAQDFADEWWTPLLAALTDPENGGLSVFSDEGQRVFERGTASRGGGPPVPLVPLVLDTNLRNTKQIAEAFGPLAGERMRLHGAEGPAVRFVARTGDDVLEAADDAVDALLEAGWRPEDVALLTTGSRHPEQVERQADGHEAYWESFWDAEQVFYGHVLGFKGLERAAVVLALNSEVDAPRLRERLYVGLSRAREELVVCGDPAVVRAVGGQALARRLGC; encoded by the coding sequence GTGGTGCGGACGATCCCGGAGCAGCCACGCTTCGCCAACGGTGCCGAGCGGACCGTGTGGGAGGCGCTGGTCGCCCAGTGCGGCCCGGACGACCTGCTCGTGGCCGGGCAGCGCGTCACCGACCACCGCAAGGACTTCGAGCTCGACGTCGTCCTCGCGCTGGCCGACGGCGGCGTGGTCTGCCTGGAGGTCAAGGGCGGGGAGATCACCCACGACGGCACGGGGTGGTCCACGCCGAGTCGCCGCATCGACCCGGTGAACCAGGTGCGCGACGCCAAGTACGCGCTGCGCCGGTACGTGGACGAGGACCCGCGCTGGGGCTCCCGCGGACGGGTGCGGTGGGCGCACCTGGTGGTGCTGCCGCACACCGAGCTGCCGGCGGACTTCGCGCTGCCGGAGTGCCCGCGCTGGTCGGTCGTCGACCGCACGGAGCTCGGCGGGATCGTCGACGCGGCCCGCACGGCGCTGCGCCGCCAGGAGTCGCCGAACCGGCCCGCCACCGCCGAGGACGTCGACGTGCTGGTGCACATCCTCGCCGGGCGGGGCCTGCCGCAGCGCGACGTGGTGGCCCGCGCCCTGGAGCACTCCGACACCGCCGACCAGCTGACCGAGGCGCAGGCGATGATCCTGCGGGTGGCGCGGCTGGTCCCGCGGATCGAGGTGCGCGGCGGGGCGGGCAGCGGCAAGACCCACCTGGCGTGCGAGCAGGCACGACGCCTGGCCCAGGACGGGCAGCGGGTGGCGCTGCTCTGCTACTCCCACGGACTGGCCTCCTACCTGCGCCGGCTCGTCGCCGGGTGGCCGTCGCGGCACCGCCCGGCCTACGTGGGGGAGTTCCACGAGCTCGGGCTGCGCTGGGGGGCCGACGAGGCGCCGGTCGACGCGGCGGAGCACCCGCAGTTCTACGAGCGCGACCTCCCGGCCCAGATGACCACGCTGGCGGAGGGTCTCGCGCCCGGTCAGCGCTTCGACGCCGTGGTGGTCGACGAGGCGCAGGACTTCGCCGACGAGTGGTGGACGCCGCTGCTGGCCGCGCTCACCGACCCCGAGAACGGCGGGCTGAGCGTGTTCAGCGACGAGGGGCAGCGGGTGTTCGAGCGCGGGACCGCTTCCCGCGGGGGCGGTCCGCCGGTGCCGCTGGTCCCGCTGGTGCTGGACACCAACCTGCGCAACACCAAGCAGATCGCGGAGGCCTTCGGGCCGCTGGCCGGGGAGCGGATGCGGCTGCACGGGGCGGAGGGGCCCGCAGTGCGGTTCGTGGCCCGTACCGGGGACGACGTGCTGGAAGCGGCGGACGACGCCGTGGACGCGCTGCTCGAGGCCGGCTGGCGCCCCGAGGACGTGGCCCTGCTGACCACGGGAAGCCGTCACCCCGAGCAGGTGGAGCGTCAGGCCGACGGCCACGAGGCGTACTGGGAGAGCTTCTGGGACGCCGAGCAGGTGTTCTACGGGCACGTGCTGGGCTTCAAGGGCCTCGAGCGGGCGGCGGTGGTGCTGGCGCTGAACTCCGAGGTGGACGCACCGCGGCTGCGGGAGCGGCTGTACGTGGGGCTGTCCCGGGCGCGCGAGGAGCTGGTGGTGTGCGGGGACCCGGCCGTGGTGCGGGCCGTGGGCGGGCAGGCGCTGGCCCGGCGGCTGGGCTGCTGA
- a CDS encoding type II toxin-antitoxin system Phd/YefM family antitoxin, giving the protein MTRVIAHRELRNNSSAVLRDVEAGETIEVTNHGTVVAVLVPPSSSASSAASAVRQRPATRSGGFAALPRVRLDQPVQEVLDDLRGDR; this is encoded by the coding sequence ATGACGAGGGTGATTGCGCACCGCGAGCTGCGGAACAACAGCAGCGCCGTGCTCCGGGACGTCGAGGCGGGTGAGACCATCGAGGTCACCAACCACGGCACCGTCGTGGCGGTGCTGGTGCCGCCGTCCTCCTCGGCCTCTTCGGCCGCCTCGGCGGTGCGGCAGCGACCTGCGACGCGGAGCGGGGGCTTCGCCGCGCTGCCCCGCGTCCGGCTGGACCAGCCGGTGCAGGAGGTCCTCGACGACCTCCGCGGCGACCGGTGA
- a CDS encoding type II toxin-antitoxin system VapC family toxin, producing MILYLEASAAAKLLVDEAESVALAAHLDAEVGRGGRVVSCVLLETELRRLAVRVDLSQSAVTELLEGVDVAELERAEFRTAGLLTGAQLRSLDALHVASALRWQADAVVTYDHRQADAVEAAGIRVLVPR from the coding sequence GTGATCCTGTACCTGGAGGCCTCGGCCGCGGCGAAGCTGCTCGTCGACGAGGCGGAGTCGGTCGCGCTGGCCGCGCACCTGGACGCCGAGGTGGGCAGGGGCGGTCGGGTGGTGTCCTGCGTCCTGCTGGAGACCGAGCTGCGTCGGCTGGCGGTGCGGGTGGACCTGTCCCAGTCCGCGGTGACCGAGCTGCTCGAGGGCGTGGACGTGGCCGAGCTGGAGCGTGCGGAGTTCCGCACGGCAGGGCTGCTGACCGGGGCTCAGCTGCGCAGCCTGGATGCGCTGCACGTCGCATCCGCACTGCGGTGGCAGGCCGATGCCGTGGTGACCTACGACCACCGGCAGGCCGACGCGGTCGAGGCGGCCGGCATCAGGGTGCTCGTGCCCCGCTGA
- a CDS encoding serine/threonine-protein kinase: MREHGLLDGRYRLGALLGSGAMGQVWEAVDERLDRRVAVKQVLVHSLDSQGVARMHREAQVAARLHHPNVVTVFDLVVDDGQPYLVMELVRGQSLAQRVAHGGPLEPWVAAHIGSGVAAALAAAGRAGIVHRDVKPANVLLGDDGSVKLADFGIARGVRDPALTEVGSVLGSVSFMAPELARGGPATAASDVWSLGATLYASVVGHAPHAWGPDATQMTVLGRLISDRVVVPRELGALAPLLSAVLDADPARRPTAAEAGPALAALARDDGPAAATQVRPGPPQGTHLLPPPEPTPRRSPAVLVVGGLVLVGAAALAGWLLLGRGTGDQVAGATTPTAVTALTPTAPAPSTQPAAPTTRPTTTATTTPRPSTPRPTTTATRTPAAGSPVTGAGPQGFTDAGARCNADDPAVFAGYTAESRIVVCRTADNRYYYKGLRTTDGSGIELDDPVPTATGFTARNGATTYDLGADTITITGTSGVLSVQPWIERTAP, translated from the coding sequence GTGAGGGAGCACGGTCTGCTCGACGGCCGCTACCGGCTGGGCGCGCTGCTCGGCTCCGGGGCCATGGGCCAGGTGTGGGAGGCGGTGGACGAGCGCCTCGACCGCCGTGTCGCGGTGAAGCAGGTGCTGGTGCACTCCCTGGACAGCCAGGGCGTGGCGCGGATGCACCGGGAGGCCCAGGTGGCCGCGCGGCTGCACCACCCGAACGTCGTCACGGTGTTCGACCTGGTGGTGGACGACGGTCAGCCCTACCTCGTCATGGAGCTCGTGCGCGGACAGTCCCTGGCGCAGCGGGTGGCCCACGGCGGCCCGCTGGAGCCCTGGGTGGCCGCGCACATCGGCAGCGGCGTGGCGGCTGCGCTGGCCGCAGCCGGGCGTGCGGGCATCGTGCACCGCGACGTGAAGCCGGCGAACGTGCTGCTGGGCGACGACGGCTCGGTGAAGCTGGCCGACTTCGGGATCGCGCGCGGCGTGCGGGACCCGGCGCTCACCGAGGTGGGGTCGGTGCTGGGGTCGGTGTCCTTCATGGCCCCCGAGCTCGCCCGGGGCGGCCCCGCGACCGCGGCCAGCGACGTGTGGTCCCTCGGCGCGACGCTCTACGCCAGCGTGGTCGGCCACGCGCCGCACGCCTGGGGTCCGGACGCCACGCAGATGACGGTCCTGGGGCGGCTGATCTCCGACCGCGTGGTGGTGCCGCGCGAGCTCGGGGCGCTGGCCCCGCTGCTGTCGGCGGTGCTCGACGCCGACCCGGCCCGGCGGCCCACCGCAGCCGAGGCCGGCCCCGCCCTGGCCGCCCTCGCCCGCGACGACGGTCCCGCGGCCGCGACCCAGGTGCGACCTGGCCCACCGCAGGGCACCCACCTCCTGCCCCCGCCCGAGCCGACCCCACGGCGCTCCCCGGCGGTCCTGGTGGTCGGGGGACTGGTCCTGGTCGGCGCTGCCGCCCTGGCGGGGTGGCTGCTGCTCGGACGCGGCACAGGTGACCAGGTCGCCGGCGCGACGACCCCGACGGCGGTCACCGCCCTCACCCCGACGGCACCGGCCCCCTCCACGCAGCCGGCAGCCCCCACGACCCGTCCCACCACGACGGCGACCACCACGCCCCGGCCTTCCACGCCCCGGCCCACCACGACGGCGACGCGGACGCCCGCCGCCGGCTCACCGGTCACCGGGGCCGGACCGCAGGGCTTCACCGATGCCGGCGCACGCTGCAACGCCGACGACCCCGCCGTGTTCGCCGGGTACACCGCGGAGTCCCGGATCGTGGTGTGCCGCACCGCCGACAACCGCTACTACTACAAGGGCCTGCGGACGACGGACGGGTCCGGCATCGAGCTGGACGACCCGGTGCCCACCGCCACCGGGTTCACCGCCCGCAACGGCGCGACGACGTACGACCTGGGCGCGGACACCATCACCATCACCGGCACCTCGGGCGTGCTCAGCGTCCAGCCGTGGATCGAGCGCACCGCTCCCTGA
- a CDS encoding type II toxin-antitoxin system Phd/YefM family antitoxin codes for MDRQRRAHTLSALVEAAQSTHDIVTITRHGRPAAVLMSADDLESLQETVFWLSQPGVREDVASADAALADGSAISGAELRAELGLDS; via the coding sequence GTGGATCGCCAGCGGCGCGCTCACACGCTCTCGGCGCTGGTCGAGGCTGCGCAGTCCACCCACGACATCGTGACCATCACTCGGCACGGCAGGCCTGCGGCGGTGCTGATGTCGGCCGACGACCTGGAGTCGCTGCAGGAGACCGTGTTCTGGCTCTCCCAGCCGGGCGTGCGGGAGGACGTGGCGTCCGCTGACGCGGCGCTGGCCGACGGGTCCGCGATCTCGGGCGCTGAGCTGCGGGCGGAGCTCGGGCTCGACTCGTGA
- a CDS encoding type II toxin-antitoxin system RelE family toxin, giving the protein MTTPLELRVGPGARRQLYRLPPRVVVAVVEFVTVTLVENPLRLTKPLVGELDGLRSARRGDYRILVRVDEDAHVVLVVRVAHRSEAYRPPAP; this is encoded by the coding sequence GTGACCACTCCTCTCGAGCTGCGCGTGGGTCCGGGAGCCCGCCGCCAGCTGTACCGGCTGCCGCCCCGGGTCGTCGTCGCGGTCGTCGAGTTCGTGACGGTGACCCTGGTCGAGAACCCGCTCCGGTTGACGAAGCCGCTCGTGGGGGAGCTCGACGGACTGCGGAGCGCTCGGCGCGGTGACTACCGCATCCTGGTCAGGGTGGACGAGGACGCGCACGTGGTGCTGGTGGTGCGGGTGGCGCACCGGTCCGAGGCGTACCGGCCCCCGGCGCCCTGA
- a CDS encoding BREX system ATP-binding domain-containing protein: MSASGPAWSAQRLRHRRAVEALRSGVPNADAVLALGSGQSAAEDTFTDLLNAAESGQRGSILVSGGFGEGKSHLLTHLAQLAGQAGFVVSTVVVSKETPLHDPAKVLRAAVESAVAPGGVHEVLGEAATALDPDSSAYAELLRWLHAPSNELDERFAASLYLLERLRQGAAGVDEELGDTLVRFWAGDPLPMPELRRALRAVGAAKRYAFTPVKARELARQRLVFLPRLLRAAGWSGWVVLLDEVELIGRYSVLQRARSYAELARWLDGDTAGSDEPVVVVAAITDDYEAAVLAGKHDRELVPTKLRDKQTPEHDELATLAEAGMRHIERSAVRLVAPDDAELDRAYATLRQLHGLAHDWSPPDVAGLERLGTTRMRQHVRAWINEWDLVRQDPRYTPSTRVLDVPTDYREATDDPDA, translated from the coding sequence GTGAGCGCGTCGGGTCCGGCCTGGTCGGCGCAGCGGCTGCGGCACCGTCGCGCGGTCGAGGCGCTGCGGTCGGGGGTGCCCAACGCCGACGCGGTGCTCGCGCTGGGCTCCGGGCAGTCCGCGGCGGAGGACACCTTCACCGACCTCCTGAACGCGGCGGAGTCCGGGCAGCGTGGATCGATACTGGTCAGCGGTGGGTTCGGGGAGGGCAAGAGCCACCTGCTGACCCACCTGGCCCAGCTCGCCGGGCAGGCGGGGTTCGTCGTCAGCACCGTGGTGGTCAGCAAGGAGACCCCGTTGCACGACCCCGCCAAGGTGCTGCGCGCCGCGGTGGAGTCCGCCGTCGCGCCGGGTGGGGTCCACGAGGTTCTCGGTGAGGCCGCCACGGCCCTGGACCCGGACAGCAGCGCCTACGCCGAGCTGCTCCGGTGGCTGCACGCCCCGAGCAACGAGCTCGACGAGCGGTTCGCGGCCTCGCTGTACCTGCTGGAACGGCTGCGCCAGGGCGCAGCCGGAGTCGACGAGGAGCTGGGCGACACCCTCGTCCGGTTCTGGGCCGGTGACCCCCTGCCCATGCCGGAGCTGCGGCGGGCACTGCGGGCGGTGGGCGCGGCCAAGCGGTACGCCTTCACCCCCGTCAAGGCCCGCGAGCTGGCCCGGCAGCGCCTGGTGTTCCTGCCCCGGCTGCTCCGCGCGGCCGGGTGGAGCGGGTGGGTGGTGCTGCTCGACGAGGTGGAGCTGATCGGGCGGTACTCCGTGCTGCAGCGCGCCCGCTCCTACGCCGAGCTGGCCCGCTGGCTCGACGGCGACACCGCAGGCTCCGACGAGCCGGTGGTCGTCGTGGCCGCGATCACCGACGACTACGAGGCCGCGGTCCTCGCGGGCAAGCACGACCGCGAGCTCGTGCCCACGAAGCTGCGGGACAAGCAGACCCCCGAGCACGACGAGCTCGCCACGCTGGCCGAGGCAGGCATGCGGCACATCGAGCGCAGCGCGGTGCGCCTCGTCGCCCCGGACGATGCCGAGCTGGACCGCGCCTACGCGACCCTGCGGCAGCTGCACGGCCTCGCCCACGACTGGTCACCGCCGGACGTGGCCGGGCTGGAGCGGCTGGGCACCACCCGGATGCGCCAGCACGTGCGGGCCTGGATCAACGAGTGGGACCTCGTGCGCCAGGACCCGCGGTACACCCCCTCGACCCGGGTGCTCGACGTCCCCACCGACTACCGCGAGGCCACCGACGACCCGGACGCTTGA
- a CDS encoding BREX system ATP-binding domain-containing protein, whose protein sequence is MSAPAVSGASVLGGGPLHVQDYAEFLRAEYLDGYLPAGGGSVKITVVGDEDVARRFHLAMAATAEQADVVHVHVRAQDARVHMVDQVFFAASAQVSWSEIARGVLTAAYDSAGMPAEPGRLTVAEVAAHHDLDARELYRSVRRELERAVLDDSTLAREMRRAVLRLAQAEMSGGDVSPAQARAVLGWLRGEKVPVRELREALIFGRIARHNARAMLCSLGRLLLRTGRGGLVLHLDLQRLAEGRRPPLEQRSGIYYSKAAVIDAYELVRQLIDATDELAGVLVVAVVPGELVTDEVRGLPAYSALQLRVADEVRDRRRPNPFAAMVRLETRLEAL, encoded by the coding sequence ATGAGCGCGCCGGCCGTCTCCGGCGCCTCGGTGCTCGGCGGCGGGCCGCTGCACGTGCAGGACTACGCGGAGTTCCTCCGCGCGGAGTACCTGGACGGCTACCTCCCCGCCGGTGGCGGCTCGGTCAAGATCACCGTGGTCGGCGACGAGGACGTGGCCCGGCGCTTCCACCTCGCGATGGCCGCGACCGCGGAGCAGGCCGACGTGGTGCACGTCCACGTCCGCGCCCAGGACGCCCGGGTGCACATGGTCGACCAGGTGTTCTTCGCCGCCTCCGCCCAGGTCAGCTGGAGCGAGATCGCCCGCGGGGTGCTGACCGCGGCCTACGACTCCGCGGGGATGCCCGCCGAGCCCGGGCGCCTGACCGTGGCCGAGGTGGCCGCGCACCACGACCTCGACGCGCGCGAGCTGTACCGGAGCGTGCGCCGCGAGCTCGAGCGCGCCGTCCTGGACGACTCCACCCTGGCCCGGGAGATGCGCCGGGCGGTGCTGCGCCTGGCGCAGGCGGAGATGTCCGGCGGCGACGTCAGCCCGGCGCAGGCCCGGGCGGTGCTCGGCTGGCTGCGCGGGGAGAAGGTGCCGGTGCGGGAGCTCAGGGAGGCGCTGATCTTCGGGCGCATCGCGCGGCACAACGCCCGGGCCATGCTCTGCTCGCTGGGCCGGCTGCTGCTGCGCACCGGGCGCGGCGGGCTGGTGCTGCACCTGGACCTGCAGCGCCTGGCGGAGGGCCGGCGACCCCCGCTGGAGCAGCGCAGCGGCATCTACTACAGCAAGGCCGCGGTGATCGACGCCTACGAGCTGGTGCGCCAGCTGATCGACGCCACCGACGAGCTCGCCGGGGTGCTGGTGGTGGCCGTGGTGCCCGGCGAGCTGGTCACCGACGAGGTGCGGGGACTACCCGCCTACAGCGCCCTGCAGCTGCGGGTGGCCGACGAGGTGCGCGACCGGCGCCGCCCCAACCCGTTCGCTGCGATGGTGCGCCTCGAGACCCGGCTGGAGGCACTGTGA
- a CDS encoding ROK family protein, translated as MAKNKQLLVAGVDVGGTNIEVGLVDDQHKVHGRAKAPTPSEGPDAVLDTIAELIGSLGEDPVAVGVGIPGVVHEGEVLTVPNLGGWHEQVDLVGGLGSRLDGLPVALGNDANVGLLGEWLDGAAKGSRHVLGLWMGTGVGGGLILDGRPYTGARGAAGEIGHVVVLAGGALCSCGRRGCAEAYAGRRSMAGTAGSMVEAGRTTALFDIMEAEDKPTPTSKVWAQALDDGDELATTLFDGAIEHLGIAVGSTINLLDLDVVVVGGGLAEKLGQDLADRIGEAARPWMLRPSPELRIVVSALGDDAGVVGAASLGRAALLVD; from the coding sequence ATGGCGAAGAACAAGCAGCTCCTGGTGGCCGGGGTCGACGTGGGCGGCACCAACATCGAGGTCGGCCTGGTCGACGACCAGCACAAGGTGCACGGCCGCGCCAAGGCGCCCACCCCCAGCGAAGGACCGGACGCGGTGCTGGACACCATCGCCGAGCTCATCGGCTCCCTGGGCGAGGACCCCGTGGCCGTCGGGGTGGGCATCCCCGGGGTGGTGCACGAGGGCGAGGTGCTCACCGTGCCGAACCTGGGCGGCTGGCACGAGCAGGTCGACCTGGTCGGCGGGCTCGGCTCCCGCCTGGACGGCCTGCCCGTCGCGCTGGGCAACGACGCCAACGTCGGGCTGCTCGGTGAGTGGCTCGACGGTGCGGCGAAGGGCTCGCGGCACGTGCTGGGGCTGTGGATGGGCACCGGGGTCGGCGGCGGGCTGATCCTGGACGGGCGGCCCTACACCGGCGCTCGCGGGGCGGCCGGCGAGATCGGCCACGTGGTGGTGCTGGCCGGGGGCGCGCTGTGCTCCTGCGGGCGCCGCGGCTGCGCGGAGGCCTACGCCGGGCGACGCTCGATGGCGGGGACGGCCGGCTCCATGGTCGAGGCAGGCCGCACGACCGCGCTGTTCGACATCATGGAGGCCGAGGACAAGCCGACCCCCACGTCCAAGGTGTGGGCGCAGGCCCTCGACGACGGGGATGAGCTCGCCACCACGCTGTTCGACGGGGCCATCGAGCACCTCGGCATCGCCGTCGGCTCCACGATCAACCTGCTCGACCTCGACGTGGTGGTCGTGGGCGGTGGGCTCGCCGAGAAGCTGGGCCAGGACCTGGCCGACCGCATCGGGGAGGCGGCCCGGCCGTGGATGCTGCGGCCGTCGCCGGAGCTGCGCATCGTGGTCTCCGCGCTCGGTGACGACGCCGGGGTGGTCGGGGCCGCCTCGCTGGGCCGGGCCGCCCTGCTCGTCGACTGA